In Ramlibacter sp., the sequence GCTGGCCGGGCGCGGCCAGCAGTGGCTGCTGGGCGTGGAGAGCGACAGCCTGCGCCATGGGTTCTCGGTGCATGCCGAGGGCGCGAGCCGCAATTTCCGCTCACTGGGGCAGGACGGGACCAGCCCTCCCAACCGGCTGGAGCTGTCGGCCAGCTACTCGTATTCATCCGAGCGTTTGGGCACCATCGGCGTGGGCCTGGCGCGGATTGCGACCTACAACAGCGGCACCATCTCGACCTACAGCGCCAACTACTCGGTGCGCGTGGGCGAGCGCGGGGCACTGACCTTCAGCGCCTCGCGCGCCTATGGCGCCAGCGCGGGCACCTCGTTCGGCGCCACCTTCACACTGCCGCTGGGCAACCAGGTGAACTCGTCCAGCAGCTTCTCGCGCCGCACCGGCTTCACGGAGGCCTACACCAGCATCAGCAAGGGCCTGTCGGGCGAGACCGGGCTGGGCTGGCGGGCACTGGGCGGCAGCCGGCGCTCGGGGGCCTATGGCGAGGCGGGCGTGTACTACCAGGGCGACAAGATGCTGCTCACCGGCGACACCAGCGTCTCGGCCAGCCAGCAGACCGTGCGGCTGGGCGCCCAGGGCGGGCTGGTGTTCATGGACGGGCGTCTGTTCCGTTCGCGCTACCTGCAGGACAGCTTCGCGCTGGTCGAGGTGCCGGGCTACCCGGACGTGGGCGTGGGCTTTCAGGGCAGTTCGCTGACCCGCACCGACGAGAACGGCCAGGCCCTGCTGCCGCGCCTGATCCCCTACCAGCGCAACAGCATCCGGCTGGACCCGACCGAGCTGCCCATCAGCGCCGAGATCGACAACATCGAACAGATCACCGTGCCGCCCTGGCGCAGTGGTGTCAAGGTCGACTTCCCGGTCCGATCGGGCCGCGCCGCCTTGCTGAAGATCGAGCTCGACGACGGAAGCCCCGCACCGGCGGGCGCGCCCATCGAACTGGTGGGCGACAAGCAAGAGTTTTTCGTGGCCCGTCGCGGCGAGGCCTTCATCACCGGGCTGCAGGCCCGCAACACGCTGCGGCTGAGCTGGAAGGGCGCCACCTGCACCTTCACCGTGGAACTGCCGCCCGGTTCCCTGGACGATATTGCACGCGTCGGTCCGCTGCGCTGCGAAGGAGTCAAGCCATGAGCATTCCCTTTTCCCTGCGCGCCGGCCTGTGCCTGGGGCTGTACGCGCTGTGCCAGGGGCCGGCGCAGGCCGCCTACAGCTGCAATGTGTCGGTCACCAGCGTGGGGGTCCTGTACACCACCACCCCGCGCAACCAGGACGCCAACGGCACCGTGACCCTGATCTGCACCCGCGCCGCCAGTGACGCCAACACCCTGACCTACCGCATCAAGGCCGACAACGGCCTGAATGCGAGCGGCAACCAGCGCCGCGTGCGCCTGGGCGCGACCAACAAACGGCTGAACTACTCGATCCGCCGCGGCACCAGCCCCGGTGGCGCGGCCACCTGCGGCAACAACAGCAACTGGAAGGCGGCCAACGGCAACAACGGCGCGATGCGGGGCACGCTGAGTTTCGGGGCCTCGCTCTCGGCCTCGGTCACCTGGGGCTACTGCGCGCGGGTGCGCGGCAACCAGGGCAGCCCCACCGGCGGCGTGTACACCGACACAGTGCAGGTGTTTGCCCAGTACCCGGGCACCAATGCGGGGGCGCTGACCTCCTCGGTGGGGCTGAATTACAGCGTGGCCGTGGGCAACCAGTGCGTGTTCAGCACGCCGCCCACGGGCATGTCGTTCAACTACACCTCGTTCAGCGCCACGCCGCAAATGGCGGTCCAGACCTTCGACCTGCGCTGCAGCGACGCGCTGCCCTGGAGCCTGGCCGTGACCCCGGCCAGCGGCAACCTGCTGGGGCTGGCCTACAGCCTGGACCTCACGCCCGACACCGGAACCGGCACGGGCGTGGACCAGAGCATCACGCTCACCGGCACGCTGCCCGCGGACCAGGCCGGCACCTGCGCCACCGGCATGTGTTCGGCCAGCCAGCCGCACACCCTCACGGTGACGTACTGATCCCCAAG encodes:
- a CDS encoding spore coat protein U domain-containing protein, which translates into the protein MSIPFSLRAGLCLGLYALCQGPAQAAYSCNVSVTSVGVLYTTTPRNQDANGTVTLICTRAASDANTLTYRIKADNGLNASGNQRRVRLGATNKRLNYSIRRGTSPGGAATCGNNSNWKAANGNNGAMRGTLSFGASLSASVTWGYCARVRGNQGSPTGGVYTDTVQVFAQYPGTNAGALTSSVGLNYSVAVGNQCVFSTPPTGMSFNYTSFSATPQMAVQTFDLRCSDALPWSLAVTPASGNLLGLAYSLDLTPDTGTGTGVDQSITLTGTLPADQAGTCATGMCSASQPHTLTVTY